From one Nothobranchius furzeri strain GRZ-AD chromosome 2, NfurGRZ-RIMD1, whole genome shotgun sequence genomic stretch:
- the gba3 gene encoding cytosolic beta-glucosidase isoform X2, whose product MFPPDFAWGAATSAFQIEGGWQADGKGPSIWDTFCHEKGNVFGDQTGDVACNSYELWEKDLECIQQLGLTHYRLSVSWARLLPDGMTQHVNQRGVQYYNRVINDLLACNVSPMVTLYHFDLPQALHDLGGWKSPEIATLFDNYAKFCFQTFGDRVKFWITINEPHICAKLGYEDGIHAPGLKEKGTTAYLVGHNMLRAHAKAWHSYNSEYRAKQKGAVSLAFNSDWFEPLDPSCSADITATEREFAFTLGWFAWPVFVTGDYPETMRFAINSQSQKLGFDGTSRLPTFSDDDPFILGTADFFALNYYTARKVKAGGGVDQTLSMKSDLDAKEVLDPSWPICGAPWLAVVPHGLRKLLRYIKDTFHNPMVYITENGFSQMGPVQIEDWERWEFYSSTISEVAKAIQEDGVNVRGYFAWSLMDNFEWADGFSVRFGLFHVDPSDAELSRTMYRSGREYARIISKYKTSGQAK is encoded by the exons ATGTTCCCGCCGGATTTTGCGTGGGGAGCTGCAACTTCCGCGTTTCAAATAGAAG GTGGCTGGCAGGCAGATGGCAAGGGACCGAGTATCTGGGACACATTTTGTcatgaaaaaggaaatgtgtttgGGGACCAAACTGGAGATGTGGCCTGTAACAGCTATGAGCTGTGGGAGAAAGACCTGGAGTGTATCCAGCAGCTTGGTCTGACCCACTATCGCCTGTCCGTCTCATGGGCTCGCCTCCTGCCCGATGGGATGACACAACATGTCAATCAGAGAG GTGTACAGTACTATAACAGAGTGATCAATGACCTCCTGGCCTGTAATGTATCACCAATGGTCACATTGTACCACTTTGACCTGCCCCAAGCGCTTCATGATCTGGGGGGTTGGAAGTCACCGGAGATAGCAACTCTTTTTGACAACTATGCCAAGTTTTGCTTCCAAACATTTGGCGATCGCGTCAAGTTCTGGATCACAATCAATGAGCCTCATATATGTGCCAAATTAGGCTATGAAGATGGTATCCATGCACCAGGGTTGAAAGAAAAAGGCACTACTGCCTACCTGGTGGGGCACAACATGCTGCGAGCTCATGCCAAGGCATGGCACAGCTACAACTCAGAATACAGAGCCAAGCAGAAGGGTGCGGTCTCTCTGGCCTTCAACAGCGACTGGTTTGAGCCACTGGATCCGAGCTGTAGTGCGGACATCACTGCTACCGAACGGGAGTTTGCATTCACACTTGGGTGGTTTGCTTGGCCTGTATTTGTTACTGGAGATTATCCTGAAACAATGAGATTTGCCATTAATTCTCAGAGCCAGAAGCTGGGTTTTGATGGCACTTCAAGACTTCCCACGTTCTCAGACGATGACCCGTTCATTTTAGGAACAGCTGATTTCTTTGCACTTAACTATTATACAGCTCGGAAAGTCAAAGCAGGAGGAGGTGTTGATCAGACATTGAGTATGAAGAGTGATCTCGATGCAAAGGAGGTTTTGGATCCATCCTGGCCCATTTGTGGCGCACCCTGGCTGGCAGTAGTGCCCCATGGCTTGAGGAAACTCCTGAGATATATAAAG GACACCTTCCACAACCCAATGGTGTACATTACAGAGAATGGCTTCTCTCAGATGGGCCCTGTTCAGATCGAGGATTGGGAGCGTTGGGAGTTTTACAGTAGCACCATCTCGGAAGTGGCTAAAG CCATACAGGAAGACGGGGTCAATGTCCGTGGATATTTTGCTTGGTCACTCATGGACAACTTTGAATGGGCTGATGGATTCAGCGTTCGCTTTGGGCTTTTCCATGTGGACCCCTCTGATGCCGAACTGAGTCGAACCATGTATCGATCTGGACGGGAATATGCACGGATCATATCAAAATATAAAACATCTGGTCAAGCCAAATGA
- the gba3 gene encoding cytosolic beta-glucosidase isoform X1, with amino-acid sequence MYNKTAKLFPKRKCKNRVDLPLCDIIGRHRTPRRSGTRADLVPTPASRVSGSGRRVSGKIPEGRGGWQADGKGPSIWDTFCHEKGNVFGDQTGDVACNSYELWEKDLECIQQLGLTHYRLSVSWARLLPDGMTQHVNQRGVQYYNRVINDLLACNVSPMVTLYHFDLPQALHDLGGWKSPEIATLFDNYAKFCFQTFGDRVKFWITINEPHICAKLGYEDGIHAPGLKEKGTTAYLVGHNMLRAHAKAWHSYNSEYRAKQKGAVSLAFNSDWFEPLDPSCSADITATEREFAFTLGWFAWPVFVTGDYPETMRFAINSQSQKLGFDGTSRLPTFSDDDPFILGTADFFALNYYTARKVKAGGGVDQTLSMKSDLDAKEVLDPSWPICGAPWLAVVPHGLRKLLRYIKDTFHNPMVYITENGFSQMGPVQIEDWERWEFYSSTISEVAKAIQEDGVNVRGYFAWSLMDNFEWADGFSVRFGLFHVDPSDAELSRTMYRSGREYARIISKYKTSGQAK; translated from the exons AtgtataacaaaactgctaaactctttccaaaacgtaaGTGTAAAAACCGAGTGGATTTGCCGttgtgtgacatcatcggcaggcacaggaccccaaggcggtctggcacccgagcagatctggtacctACACCGGCATCACGGGTTTCTGGTTCCGGAAGAcgtgtctcagggaagatacccgaggggaggg GTGGCTGGCAGGCAGATGGCAAGGGACCGAGTATCTGGGACACATTTTGTcatgaaaaaggaaatgtgtttgGGGACCAAACTGGAGATGTGGCCTGTAACAGCTATGAGCTGTGGGAGAAAGACCTGGAGTGTATCCAGCAGCTTGGTCTGACCCACTATCGCCTGTCCGTCTCATGGGCTCGCCTCCTGCCCGATGGGATGACACAACATGTCAATCAGAGAG GTGTACAGTACTATAACAGAGTGATCAATGACCTCCTGGCCTGTAATGTATCACCAATGGTCACATTGTACCACTTTGACCTGCCCCAAGCGCTTCATGATCTGGGGGGTTGGAAGTCACCGGAGATAGCAACTCTTTTTGACAACTATGCCAAGTTTTGCTTCCAAACATTTGGCGATCGCGTCAAGTTCTGGATCACAATCAATGAGCCTCATATATGTGCCAAATTAGGCTATGAAGATGGTATCCATGCACCAGGGTTGAAAGAAAAAGGCACTACTGCCTACCTGGTGGGGCACAACATGCTGCGAGCTCATGCCAAGGCATGGCACAGCTACAACTCAGAATACAGAGCCAAGCAGAAGGGTGCGGTCTCTCTGGCCTTCAACAGCGACTGGTTTGAGCCACTGGATCCGAGCTGTAGTGCGGACATCACTGCTACCGAACGGGAGTTTGCATTCACACTTGGGTGGTTTGCTTGGCCTGTATTTGTTACTGGAGATTATCCTGAAACAATGAGATTTGCCATTAATTCTCAGAGCCAGAAGCTGGGTTTTGATGGCACTTCAAGACTTCCCACGTTCTCAGACGATGACCCGTTCATTTTAGGAACAGCTGATTTCTTTGCACTTAACTATTATACAGCTCGGAAAGTCAAAGCAGGAGGAGGTGTTGATCAGACATTGAGTATGAAGAGTGATCTCGATGCAAAGGAGGTTTTGGATCCATCCTGGCCCATTTGTGGCGCACCCTGGCTGGCAGTAGTGCCCCATGGCTTGAGGAAACTCCTGAGATATATAAAG GACACCTTCCACAACCCAATGGTGTACATTACAGAGAATGGCTTCTCTCAGATGGGCCCTGTTCAGATCGAGGATTGGGAGCGTTGGGAGTTTTACAGTAGCACCATCTCGGAAGTGGCTAAAG CCATACAGGAAGACGGGGTCAATGTCCGTGGATATTTTGCTTGGTCACTCATGGACAACTTTGAATGGGCTGATGGATTCAGCGTTCGCTTTGGGCTTTTCCATGTGGACCCCTCTGATGCCGAACTGAGTCGAACCATGTATCGATCTGGACGGGAATATGCACGGATCATATCAAAATATAAAACATCTGGTCAAGCCAAATGA